The Gossypium hirsutum isolate 1008001.06 chromosome A13, Gossypium_hirsutum_v2.1, whole genome shotgun sequence nucleotide sequence ttgaaaagtcaaaaagctCTTAATTTCCTTTATATTGTCGGCTTACAATTAGAATCCACAAGAGATCCTTGGCTGCCGAAATTTATGGAATTGGTCCCTCTTTGATACGGCCCGCATCTGATCCATGCGATGCAGTCCCTTCTAAGTCTAGTTTAGCCaagtttttgaaaataatttttgagaagtatttttagaaagtttagtttaagatTTGACTGTTTAGTATTATTATCAAAAAgtgtttttgtgaaatcaaatgtctattttagacatattattatcaagtaataaatatgcatttaaaataatatttaaattagtttgtattattatattttagtaagaatataaaaaaatattataacttgttgttaatattttaatatatgaaatataaattttaaatatttataaaatttaattagaatatataaactatattttaaatatttaaatataaccattaaatatttttaattagatattaacacatttgtattgtttttaaaaatatttttttattttaattaataattttaacatatttgtaattaagcaccaataaaaaaaaagaaaaaaaagtactgTATTATTAGAAGAGTGGAAAAGTAATTAAGcattaaaagtgcttttgggagaagaaaaactaaaaattttagcttctcctcTCCAGAAGTATTTTTCAAAAGTGCTTgtaaaagttaaatattttaatcaaaagcAATTTGTTTAGCACATCTTTTcttccaaaagtgcttttggagtcaaaaatgatttttttaagcaCTACTAAATAAGCCACTAGTTATCTCTACACTATCAAACCCTTGACTAGGTTTAGTTTAGATGGGCGGTGCATTTACTTTTGGTGAGGTTAAAAATAACGGTGATAGTAAATTTAATTATTGTAGCAATGAGATTGGAAATAATGATGaggtgtgtgtttggattcaaacgtaCCTGTAACGGTGAgataagaataaaaaatgactattaaaaatattagattaaaaatcTATTCTTTATTGGACTTGAATAAGAACAATATAGTGGGAAATTAGCACGTATATTAGCTTTCCACTATACGTGCTATTTTCCCACTAGTAGCTTTAGCTCCAGTTTAAAACGAAACCAGTAATGAGATGAGAATTTTTAACCACACCTCATTGTTAGATATCCAAATATCAAAACAATGCAATGAAAAATAATATTCTCTCAATATTTCATCTCAACATGTCTTATTTTACATCTAAAGAGAGTGTACATTGGAATCACGAATTAATGAGGtactaatttaattagaaaatgatgaaatatataacagcccaattttcaatggtgttagaaatagtgattcgagatcattAAATCCGATAAGtgagttcaaaaattttattaattataatttatgagttaagtgtgattttagaagtatttttgaactagtgaattttgtgaattaaaagaaattattaagtaaatggggtcaaaaacaaagtatcgagacctcaaattcataaaccgagccataaatatttttataaatatttatggagtgtcattgagttagtattaaagtttcgttagaaaattttaacgctttgatagttaattaattaaataggactaaattgaaaaaggtgcaaaatttgttaaattatgagtaaatagcttaagtatttaaaaagagggATTCAAAGAACAATTAGACCTAAAGgataatggctggacggtttgggtatgaaataagcaagaaaacaatgtgaacaaggtgcggaattggaaatagcataaaagttggTAGTTaaaaatgatgtaattgaaaaatctagacatttcttcatcttttctcagccaaaaacgccatagaaggtctcCTAAGCtcgtttttcatattttttcaccATGTGACTTCAATTCTTACTTTTTCTTAGTTAGTTTTAtattttgtgacttttacaattaggtccacctattaaattcattagtttttgattctatgaatgattttgaaagttaccatgagtgagtactgaaagattatgatgaattatcatatatttgaagctttaatttcattataagtgattttagtagaaattgatttttaggattaATTGTGAAAAAGCTAGGAATTGGAGTTTTGTACTGAAATTATGAATATCAAAGACTTTATAATAGCCTAAAATTATTAGATAATGTGTTATTTgaggaaaaattagttcaattaaagtgttaattgagtagggactaaattgtaaaaagtgtaactTTTGggataaaagtgtaattttgaatattaaagggcataaattgcgAAGTGAATTAGTATTAAATTAGATGCTAATGAAtggaataatttatattatagatagagaatctgaagataaatgcggaaaagagaaaatatcaaactagtccctaaatttttacaaattctaCTGattggcccaggtaagttcatatggctacatttaatgaatttttatgaaaatttcatgaatgctatggtatgttattatatatgaatgttattaaactgagataattgtgaaaatatgaatgtttgaataaAAGTTCTAATTTAGTGGAACATTGgattgagtactttcgttcagtgactCATACgcattgacggaaaagaccatggttggaccatgacaacATGTGATTTGTGGTTTCCGTATAAGattatatctgggatatggcatcggtatgatatgtgatttccgtataagaccatagctgggctatggcatcggtatgatatGTAATTTCCGTATAAGatcatagttgggctatggcattggTGTGATACGTGATTCCCGTATAGATGATGGATCTAACTAGACATGCTCATGGGTCAAGTTACTCGGTCTTACCTAAAGGCCCGTCCGAAaaatgagtttgggcaaaaaaataagacTTGTTTAAAAAAGGGTTGAgcctcgggtaaggcattttttgCCCGAGCCTGGCTCGGCCCAAATTCACAAAATGGTAAAAAAtgctatttttttgttgttttaatgctattctcttattgttttctccctattttgctaccatttcactattatgttattattattttattgttattgtttgtatattgtataacacttgttttattgttaattttgttattattttagaggcatttgcttgttaagttccatctatattagtgttatttaactatacatattttttaaaatttattttcaatttattggaaaatattcattttaatatttttagtatttttgatatactatatatatttaaaaattatataaaaactaatgtaaaaaattaatacggcCGAGTTGAGCTGGGCttgaattttagcatttttatccgagttgagtttaggtaaaattttagacccattttttgAGCTAAGCCCGGGCCTAGCTAACGAGtttaaatttttggttgggcctaGACTGGCTAATGAACACCTCTCAATATAACCTATATtacaaaggaaaagaagaaaaatgattaGGTAagtttatacattcataaataacGCGGATGTTTTGCTTTATAGCAAGCACAATATAACAACCAAACATTTGATACAGTAAAATCTATCTTTTACATGAAGCATACCAAATGGGTCAGTAATGCTTAAATACTTGACCCTACCACCTTAATTTgcattatttcattttcataaaagtACTAACTACCCATGTTTTAGTTCATAAGAagttaaatgtttgaaattaatgAGATAAACTaacatttagtccctaaagttggtaatttttttcactttggttttaacatttttttgtcCACATTAATCTCAAAATTTAGTAGTTTTTTTCGATTTAATTCTTAAACctgatttttgttaaaatatgataatatgaTATTATGAGATTGTATCACGATAATCgcttgattaaatcttaatttttttaaaatatacatgacACTCTCATAGTGCCATGTCATCATACATTAATGGAATACAAATTTAAAGATCAAATCGAGAAAATTATCAAATTTCGggactaaatattaatttatccCCAATTAATAATTCTGAActtttatttatacatataataattaaaacatattattttgCTCAAGATTAGGTTAACCTACTCCGACTAATAAAACTGATATCAGAAAATGACATACAGAAAAGAAACCCAGAAAATGGGATTCTAATTATTATAGATCCAAACCATCAGAGAACAAACTTGCTCATTCATACCAGCAATCTATCCAAGCAAAGTACAAATTTATgctttaataaaataatccaaGAAACCTGAATCTTATTAAAAATGTTTGCATGCAAGATAGAGTCTTTTCGGATAGCATCGTTACGATATCGAAATGAAGCGTTGATTTATTTACGTTTTAAAATGGCAAATAGCTGAAGTCCATCCCTGTAACATGATTCCAATTGCTGAGAAATGTCTGATAGTTTTAGGACAAGGTGATCGAACAATTCATCAATGGATTTGCTGGGAAAATGATTGCTGAACATTCCCTCCATAGCAGCCCTTACATGTTTCACAAAGACGGGGATGTCAATGGGACCTTTTAGCCATGGTGCAGGGTTCATCAGTTCTATCACTTCTATGCTGAATAGTCCGTTTCTTTCGACCCCCTCAATGAATTCCCCGGGAGGGCAAGCATATATAGGCAGGTTGAATGCATCCACGTCAGCTTCACTGATGGATCCCTGTAATACATAGATATATGCACAACGATAAACATGGATGACAGAGAGGATGACGACGAttttgatagaatttctagtataTATATTGGGGTCGAAAGACAAAAAGGTATTTACTTACGGTTTTCACCATGTCCATGAGGATGGAACCCATGCAATCGAACATTATACCGTTCACAACTTGAGAATAAGGCATCCCATCTGGAATACTTGACCCAACAATCACAATCATCCCTCCCGACACCATCTCTCCACCTCTGGCACTCAAGAAATTGTCTAAATCCTCAGCGAACTGCGTCGCATACGCCATTAAAACTTCAGGTGGAGCACTGGTGTAGTGAATCTTGCCTTTGTTCCACGCCGGAGAACGCTCGTCTCGCAGCTCCTTCGGCAACCGAGAAAGCCAATGCAACGAATACGAGCAATGGGCTAAATGGAGTGATGATTTGGGCAATACTTGGTTATGGAAAGAACCAGGAACGGAAGCTACAAGGTATTGCTTGTCTTGTGGGAGATACGTGAAGAGGGTATTGAAATCGTTTGTGAATTGGTCGTTGAAAATCACTTGAAATTCAGGCATTTGAGAAGATGTAGGACACTGAGATATGTACTTTTTCTTTACGATTTGGAGCAAATCTTGCATGGAATTTATTGTGTTTGATCCAACCCCACATCCAAAATCTGCGACACGAAATATGTTTGATGTTGAAGAGAGGGTTTCCACATCAAGGTTCTTCATAATTGCATCTTCAATTTTTTTGGTCACAATATTTACCGATAATCTCTGCAAAATtggatttattttaataaaatatcgaATATAAGGACTTTGTTTAaatgagtttttctttttctttatgataaaatataatacaGGTCATTAGTTGAGAAATTTACACATTAAATGTGTAAATTTAACAGATTAATGTgatcataaaatatttatcataactATTTTTGAAGAAAGTGAACACACGACTAATAGACCATAATTTAACCTTAATTTATATcgtttttaaagtaaattaatcCAAATGAAGCATTAATCATTCATTtacataaaaaatcattaattatgAAATCTACCCATATGAAAAAGTGTGAATTTAATCACGAAAATTTCtctactttattttcttttataatattaaCTTCGAAATGAAGTTTTGCACCTGGTAGGAGGAGTTGTTGGAGTAGCTATTAGTTCCATGTCCGCCAATGACCTGTGCCGTTGAATTCTCTGATGCCTTGTCATTGTTCTTCTTTGCGAGTGAATCGGACACCAGAGTTGCCATTCCCTCTgttaattttgtatgtatttagATCACTTAAGCAAAAGATTGAGCAATTATAATTACCTTTGcatctatatatataaatggtaGAGGAGTATGTGAACACCATATGTGCATGGGATATGTatggaaattattattatttaaaaatttttaatgttaaatgtCGTACAATTAAACAAATCAAATCAAATGTTTGATTCGTAGGTCCAAAGTGATGCTAATAGATAAAGACATGGAAGTGGATATGTAGTTCAAGGGTTACTTAATGTCATTTCAGTTTTAATTTTTTGATACAATTCTTAGAATTACTTATAGTCATTCTCcaacttataaataaaaaaataatgagttTCAGCACACTCGAATCCATATCctcttacattgacaacaattctctaaaaaatattatttcttcCGTTGTAACAAATCATTGATATGTTATGCATGAATTTGAATTAAGGACCACATTATATATTAATTGAAACATGAGTAAGATTATTAAATTTGCAATCAGTTTGATTAAACATCATGTTCCATGATATTGACATCCATATGGATCGATTTGGTTGTCAAAtgcatatttattaatttaaaaaaaattaacgaaAGAAAACCTTcaaataaagattaaataatGTTTGATTAATGTAGCGCCAAAATTATGGTACTTTATCTTCACTAAATAAATGGAAGGTTTATGGTTGTGGTCCTTGAGTTTTGATTTCCtatctttaaaattataaaaaagtataaTAGTTTTTTTGGCCCTTCAactttattaaaaagaaaaaagagtccCTTTTAGTTTTTGAATCTGTATCCTGTATCTAATTTCCTCAAAATGGATAGAGAATTTAGCGTTTGTTAATTTTTCTATGTTGATGatacatcaacatttaattaattttaaaaaaatgatttttatatttttttga carries:
- the LOC107911420 gene encoding probable S-adenosylmethionine-dependent methyltransferase At5g37990: MATLVSDSLAKKNNDKASENSTAQVIGGHGTNSYSNNSSYQRLSVNIVTKKIEDAIMKNLDVETLSSTSNIFRVADFGCGVGSNTINSMQDLLQIVKKKYISQCPTSSQMPEFQVIFNDQFTNDFNTLFTYLPQDKQYLVASVPGSFHNQVLPKSSLHLAHCSYSLHWLSRLPKELRDERSPAWNKGKIHYTSAPPEVLMAYATQFAEDLDNFLSARGGEMVSGGMIVIVGSSIPDGMPYSQVVNGIMFDCMGSILMDMVKTGSISEADVDAFNLPIYACPPGEFIEGVERNGLFSIEVIELMNPAPWLKGPIDIPVFVKHVRAAMEGMFSNHFPSKSIDELFDHLVLKLSDISQQLESCYRDGLQLFAILKRK